TATTGCTTGAGAAAATCGTCAAACGTTTTGATACGACAACCATTTTGCGCCAACTCAATTTGCTGGTGCAAGAAGGTCAGGTTTATGGGTTGCTGGGAGCCAATGGCGCGGGCAAATCAACCTTAATTCACTTGATTATGGGGTTTTTATATCCCGATAGTGGTCGAATTGAGGTTTTTGGTAAAACGCCCACCGCCATGCACGGCCAAATTGGCTACTTGCCCGAACGCCTACGCTACCACACCCACTGTAGCGCCCGCGAATACCTGACCTATATGGGCAATTTTGGTGGCATGCGCGGAGCCGGCCTCACCAGCCGCATCAACGATTTGCTCGAATTGGTTGGCCTAACCGAAGCTGCCGATAAACGCATGCGCAATTACTCCAAGGGCATGACTCAGCGCGTTGGAATCGCCCAAGCCTTGCTGAGCGACCCGCAACTGTTGCTGATCGATGAGCCATCATCAGGCCTCGATCCTCAGGGCCAACTTGAAATGCGCGATCTCCTGCTGGATTTACGCAGCCAAGGCCATACCATTTTGATCTGCTCACATCAGCTTGATGAGATTGAGGCGGTTTGTAATCGGGTGGGCATTTTGGTGCATGGTGCAATTGCCGCCGAAACCGATTTAGCTCAACTTACTGGCACAAATGGCGTGGTGATCACGCTTAAAGAAACTCCAACCGATGCGCTGGATTTTGCCCTGCGTTCGATCGACCCAAGCATTGTACGTGATGATCGCTTTATCACTGTGCCCGAAAATAGCCCAAGCTTGCAAGGGCGCTTATTGCAATTATTGCTTGACGAAGGTTATACCGTGGCTTCGCTCCAACCAAGCCTTGGCAATCTGCGCGATCTCTATTTGCACGTTGTATCGGGCAAAGAACCACCAGCTGAAATGCAGCCCCAAGCACCGCTGGCCATTCTAGATAGTTTGTTAGCTGGCGAGGAGCAGCAATAATGGCAAAACTTCGACAAATTTGGGCTTGGACACGCTTCATCTGGAGCGAATACCAACGCACTGGGCGTTTTTTGGTTGAGCTAGGGGCATTAATTATTTTTGCCTATGTCTTTCTGCGCAAACCCAATGTTGATGCTCATCTTACAGCTACCCAGTTCTTTGGCATGACCGCAATTTTTGTGCTCTGTCAGACAATTTTCACCACCACGATGATGGCAGGCCTTGGTAATCGGCCGCAAGGCTATGTGGTTTTGGCGCGCTCATTGGGCCGCAAAGGCTATTTAGTTGGCCTCTTTTTAGTCGCCTTTTTAATTAGCTTGGTCAATTTAATCCTTTGTACCATCATCGTCACCATCATCAACAAGCCTGTATTGTGGGATGCAGTGATTTGGGGTGCGGGAGCCTTGCCGCTGATTTTAGATATTGCTTTGATAACCGCCTTGGTACTTCTACTTTCAAGTTTGGTGCTTTCACAAGGCTGGCGCTTGAGCATTTTGGCGGTCATTGCCTTGGCTTCGTTGAGCACCAGCGATATTTTCACCAACACCTTTGATCCGAATGGGAGCTTGGGCAAAATTTTGGCAGCAATTCGCACGATTGTTGGCATTCCACTAACGCCATTGTTTGCAGGCTTTGAGCTAGCAGTCACGCGCCAAGCCTATGAGAGCAATTTGAATCAAGCCTTGGCAATTTTGGGTGGTCAGGCTGCGCTATTAATCGCGGTCAGTGCGTTTGGTTTTTTTGCTTTTGAACGGCGCGATATTATTCTAGGAGCCTAAGGTGCAAGCTGATGTGTTGGTCATTGGCGCAGGCCTTGCTGGCTTGTGGAGCGCAATCATCCATGCGCAAGCAGGTCGCAAGGTTACTCTATTGGCCAAAGGCCAAGGAACATTGCCCTGGAGTAGTGGTTGCCTTGATCTCGTGCCGCAACACCCAACCAACTCAGATCATCCCTACCCCATGCTCCAAGCCGTGCTTGAACCAGCTACCCAAGCTTGGCTTAAATTCACTCAAGCGCAGGATTATCGCTTTGTTGCCAATTTAAAGCAGCATTATTGGCTGCCAACCGCAATTGGTACATGGCGGCCAACCAACGCTGTACCATTAACCATGCTCAACGCTGAACGCTCGATTATTAGCAATTATCGGGTGTTGGTGCTGGGCTTCCGCGAATTACGCGATTTCTTTCCGCCCTTGTTGGCTGCACGCCTGCAACAACACGGCATTGCTGCCCGTGGCAGTTACTTAACCATGCCAACCAGCCAGCGCTCCCGTGATTTCAATAGCGTTAATTTGGCCCGTTTATGCGAACAAGTCAGTTTTCGCCAAGCTCTGATCAAGCATATCGATCAGATTCGTGGTGATGCCCAATTGCTGCTGTTTCCCGCCATGCTTGGCATCAGCCACAGCACTAGCATCATCAACGAGTTGCAAACCGCCTTAGGATGTTTAGTAGCTGAAGTGCCAACCCTGCCGACCAATGTAGCCGGATTACGTTTGCAACGCATGTTGCTAGACCAATTTGAGCAATTGAACGGGCGAATACAACTGAATGCCGAGGTTATTCGCGGCGAATTTGTTGATCAACGCTTGGTGGCGGTGTATAGTGCGGCGGCGGCTCGCGAACAGCGCCACACTGCTGGGCACTATATTTTGGCAACTGGCGGGATTGGCGGCGGTGGTTTACGTGCCGATTATCCCAATGGTTTACGCGAAACAGCGCTGAATTTGCCAGTTCAGCAGCCAACCGAGCGTGATCAATGGTTCGCGGCCAATGTACATGCCCAACATCAACTCTTCAAAGCGGGGATTGCAGTCAATCAACATCTTCAGCCAATTGATGCCCAACAGCAGCCAATCGCCGAAAATCTGCAAGTAGTTGGGGCCGCCTTAGCTGGATGTGACCCAATTCGTGAACGCTGGGTTGAGGGTTTAGCCCTTGCCAGTGCCAGCCATGCCTTTGAGAGTCGAGGGTTCAGGGGCTAGAGGTCAGGGATCAGTTTGGATTACGAAGATAGGTATTGGCTGAAGGCTATTGGCTTTTGCTATTCCAATCAATCTCCGATAGCCCATAGCCTATAGTCATACACTGCTCTGCGTCGCTGGGTTAACCCTAGCCCCTGAACCCTGACCCCTATGTTCTATGCTCTATGTTCTATGTTTTTTACCGAACCGTCATAACTTCAACATCGAACACCAAATCGGCGTTAGCTGGAATCGTCCCCTGACCTTGCGCTCCATAACCCAAGGCGGAAGGGATGATCAAGCGGCGCTTGCCACCTTGCTTGATGCCAACTAAGCCTTCGTTCCAGCCATCAATCACCATGGCTGCACCGACATTTTCGACCGGATATGGCTGACCACCAACATTCGAATCGAATTGTGAGCCATCGGATTTAAGGTAGCCAGTGTAAAAAACCTCAGCGGTTGAGCCAGCAGTTACTTCAGGGCCACTACCGACCACAATATCCACATAGCGCAAGCCGCTGGCAGTTTGCTTAACTTCTAAACCATTGGGCAGTGCTGGAATAACTGCCGAAACATCTGAAATGTCTAGGCCAGTGGTTGCTGAGGTTGGAACAGCAGTCGGGTTTTCAGGGCGAGCAATCTCACCACAGCCAATCAAACTTGCTGCAACCAACATCGAAAAAAGAATACGCTTCACAGAAAGCCCTTTCATCACAAATTGAAACCAAACGCCGCTATTATACCTTGCTTCACAGATTCATCAGCTTTACATCATTCTCAAAGTGTGGGCAATCTTCTAGGATAGGGCGTGGAACAATCTGTGCATGGTTGACGTTATATTGATACGCAAACACAAAGGGGGTTCCCAATGGAACGATTGTCAGACAAAATTTCAGCCGCATTATTCGTCGTTATGCTTCTGTCGATACCCTTTTTATATGCAATTGTCAGCGGCAGTTAAATTCACTGTCGCCAAATATTAATCTCGCTCAGCACATGAGTCGTGTATAATGCGGCGAAGGAGATTAGGTATGGCACAACCAACTGAGATTGTTCACCTGCTACGCCCCTTCGGGCGGCGCTTACGCCTTGCCGATACATTGCAATGGCTGAGTCGTACATTTTGGCTTCCGGCACTTGGCTTTGCCTTAATCCAAGGTGCTGGTCGGCTCTTCCCAATTCCTAACTGGACATTATGGTCGTTAGTGCCCTTCGCGGTTTGGCTGGTTGCCTTACTGGTTGTAGCGCTGCGCCCACAATCGAGCAATCGCATCGCCCAACGTAGCGATCTCGAACTCGATTTGCGCGAACGACTCTCGACTGCCCTCGAATTGCACAAACGCGATGATCGCGGGCCACTCGACGATGTTCAATATAATGATGCCCTTGATAAAGCCCGTACTGCTAATGCTAAGGATATTCGGGTTGCCCCACCACGCAAACATCGTTTATGGTGGGGGTTGGCAGCCTTGTTCTTAATGCTGGGCCTTACCTCGGCTGTCTTGCCAAACATCCAAAGCAATGTCTTGGCTGAACGCGAGGCGGTCAAAACCGATCTCGAACGGATCGCCGACCGCATCGACCAAACCCGTGAAGAAATTGCCAAAGACGAAACGCTTTCGCCTGAAGAACGCGCCGAATTGGATCGCCAATTGGCTGAATTATCCAAAGATTTGCGCGAAAATACTGGCTCACGCGAAGATGCTTTGGCGAAAATCTCGCGCACCGAACAACAATTGCAAAAGCGCTTGGATTCACGTGCTAGCGCTCGTCAGGCTTCGTTGCAAGAATTGGCCCAAGCCTTGAAAAACCAGCGTGGAGCCAGCCAAGAGCAACGCCCTGAAGCCAGCGATGCTGCCCAAGAGTTGGAACAAGCAGCGAAAGATGCTGAAAAGATGACTCCTGAGCAGCGTGAGCAATTGGCGAATGCGCTTGAACAACAAGCCAACCAAACTGCGGCAACGAATCCTGAATTGGCTCAATCGTTGCGCGATGCTGCCAGCGCTTTACGCAACGGCAACCTTGCCGATGCTCGCTCAGCGTTGCAACGTGCCAGCAACCAAGCCAGCCAAAGCGCTGAGCAATTGCAAGATCAACAAGGCGTTGAACAGGCTTTGAGCGAAGTGCAAAATAGCCGTGACCAAGCGGCCCAAGCTGGCCAGCAAGGCCAACAAAATCAACAAGCGGGTCAGCAAGGCCAGCAAGGCCAGCAGGGTCAGCAAGGCCAGCAGGGTCAGCAAGGCCAGCAGGGTCAACAGGGCCAGCAAGGTCAAGGCCAAGGTCAAGGCCAAGGTCAAGGCCAGGGTCAGGGCCAAGGCCAAGGTCAAGGCCAAGGTCAGGGCAATGGTCAGGGTCAGGGTGGCGGCAGCCAATCCAACAATCTTGGCTCAGGCAACAGCAATGGCAGTGGCAATGGCACAGGCCGCAATGATCGCGACTTCCCTGGCACTGGCAACGATAAAGGCCTTGTCTACCAACCATGGAAACCAGGCGCTGCCAATGATCCAAGTAGTGTAAGCGGCCAGCCCAATGGCAGCGGTAACGCGCCCAGCCAACCGAGCGGTAGTACTGGCCCAGGCATCGCCAATGGTTCGCAAGTGCCCTATAATCAAGCTGGCTCGGACTACCAAGAATCGGCAGGGCGGGCGGTGGATAGCGGATACATCCCACCACAATTGAAAAACTTTATCCGCGACTACTTTAACCAATTGGAACAGTAAGAGGATTCTATGTTTCTAGCCCTTGAGTTAGTGTTTCTTAGCCTCCTCGCAGGCGGTATGTGGACACTGTTGGTCGCAACGCGACGCTTCAACATCAGCCAACGTGCAATGACGATTTCGTTTGCTGTTACTGCGCTCGGCTGGATGGGCTTTTTGCTCACCACAATTGCTCTGCTCGTTTATGCCACGACACAACTCACGTAGCGAAGAGCAAGAGTTTTAGGTTCAAGGCTATAGGTTCTTGCTTGAATCAGGTATGATTCAGAGACCTATAGCCTTTTGTTGATAAGGAGTTTGGATGCAATACACTGAACGCGATGCTGAAATGTTCCGGCGCACTGCTGCTGCAATTGAGGCTGAAATTGGCAAGGTGATTGTCGGGCAACGCGCCTTGATCCGCCAAACATTAATTACCTTGATCGCTGGTGGCAATGCGTTGCTTGAAGGTGTGCCAGGTTTGGCCAAAACAACCTTGATTCGCACGCTTTCCGAAGCGGTCGATTGCCAATTTAGCCGAATTCAATTTACCCCCGACTTGATGCCTGCTGATATCATCGGCACAACGATTATCGCCGAAGATGAGCAAGGTCAAAAAGAATTCCGCTTCCAACGTGGGCCGATTTTCTCCAACTTGGTGCTCGCCGATGAAATTAACCGCGCTACGCCTAAAACTCAATCGGCGCTACTCGAAGCTATGCAAGAACATACGGTCAGTGTTGCCCGCACCAGTTACAAGCTCGAAGAGCCATTCTTTGTGCTAGCAACCCAAAACCCGCTTGAAATGGAAGGCACCTATCCATTGCCCGAAGCGCAACTCGACCGTTTCTTCTTCAAAATCAATGTGCCGTTTCCATCACCCCAAGAGTTGGTAGAAATTGCGCAACGTACCACGGGGACTGATCAAGCGAAGCCACAAAAGGTGATCAACGGCGCTACCTTGATTCAGTTGCAACAGATGGCGCGTTCGGTGCCAGTGGCGACCCACGTCTTGAGCTATGCTGCGCGAATTATCAGCGCAACGCACCCCGATAGCCCACTTGCCCCCGAGCAAGTTAAGCGCTATGTGAGCTATGGCTCCAGCCCTCGTGGCATGCAAGCGTTGATTTTGGCAGGCAAAATTGCGGCCTTACTCGATGGCCGCACCAACGTCGCCTTCCGCGATTTGCGCGAAATGGCCACGCCAACCCTGCGTCACCGAATTATCTTGTCGTTTGAGGGTCAAGCTGAGGGAGTTAACAGCGAAAGTATTGTCAATAGCATTTTGGAATCAATTAAGGAAGAAGCATGACCCGCCGTATTGCCCTAATCATTTTAGCCCTTGCTCTGGCCAGTTGCGGTAGCTACGCATCCGATAGTAGCCGCCAAGTCAGCATTCGTCCAACGATTGTGCCATCAACCCCTGCTCCGCCAGCAACCCAAGATCCGTTGGGCATTGCCAGCGAATTTATTCCGTTAGCAAAACCAGCTCAAATTCCGGCTGACGATCAACGCTCAATGGGCGATCCTAACGCGCCAGTCACAATTGTTGAATATAGCGATTTCCAATGCCCCTTCTGCCAACGCCATCATGTGTCGGTTTTCCCCGAACTGAAGGCCAAATATATTGATACTGGTATGGTGCGCTATGTATTCCGCAACTATATCGCTGTGGAAAGCCATACGTCTGCGCCAGCCGCTGGAGTTGCCAGCTTCTGCGCCATGGATCAAAACAAGTTTTGGGAAATGTATGACATGTTGTTTGTGCGAGCCAGCGAATGGGGCGTTGATCCCAATCTCGCGCCAACTGTGATGCTCAAGTATGCCGAAGAATTGGACTTGGATACCGCCGCCTTTGCCAAATGCCAAGCCGACCCAGAAGTTTTGGCCAAGGTCAATGCTGAAACTGCTGAGGCTGTGGCCGCCCAAGCAACTGGTACGCCAGCCTTCTTTATCGGCAACTACATCATTCCTGGGGCTTACCCACTCCAAGGTTTCGATGCCGCAATTGCCTTGGCAAACCAAAATCAATAATCGTTGGTTGAGTGTGGAGATGTTGCAATGAGCGAACAAGCAGCGCTATTTGAACCACAATTCTTAAAACAATTGGATCGTTTGGCGCTGCTGACGCGCCGCAATATTGCTGGCCAGATGCAAGGTGAACGCCGTTCGCCGCGCCGTGGCTCGTCGGTGGAATATGCCGACTTCAAGCCCTACACGCCAGGCGATGATTTTCGCCAGATCGACTGGAATTTATATGCGCGTTTGGAGAAATTCTTTCTCAAGCTGTTTGTAGCCGAAGAAGAAATTACCCTCCACCTGCTGATCGATACCAGCGCTTCGATGGATTGGGGCGAGCCAAACAAGTTGCGCTATGCCGCTCAGGCAGCGGGCGCGTTAGGCTACATCGCCTTAGCCAGCCTTGATCGAGCGCAAGTCACCAGTTTTGGCGGTGGCAACGAGCAGCGAATTCCGGCAGGGCGGGGGCGGGCAGGTGTGCCGCCATTATTCAATCTGCTGAATCGACTCAAGGGCAACGGCGATACCAGCTTGTTGCAAGCTAGCCGCCGCTATATTCAAACGGCGCGGGTAGCTGGGCCATTGTTGTTATGCAGCGATTTGCTCACGCCCGATTGGGAAGAAGCCTTGCGCACGCTTGGCCGCCGCCCATTTGAAATTACTGTGCTGCATGTGCTCTCGCCTGATGAGCTGAATCCGCCATTCGAGGGCGATTTGAAATTGCTCGATGTTGAGGGTGGCGAATCGCTCGATGTCAGTGCTGATCTCGATTTATTGCAGCGTTATGTTGAACGTTTGCAGGCATGGCGCGAAGAAGTTGAGCATTTTTGTACAACTCGTGGCATCAACTATATTTTTGTTGATACCAGCTTGCCTTTGGAATCATTGTTGGTTTCAGTGCTACGCGAACGTCAAATTGTACGCTAGAGCTAGAGGGGAATATGGAGAAACGTAAATTTAAACATTTAAGGACGTTTGTCTATTCATTAACCGCTGTTTTATGTATTACAGGTCTCTATTTAGCAATCCAACAGAGCCGCTCGTGGATCGGCGTTATTTTAATTATCGCTAGTTTACTTTCTTGTTATCGTGGTATTCGTTATATTGACTATTTAGAACGTGATGAAGTCATTGATGATCCACGAATAACTCGCCATCGTCAAGAAGCATCCAAAGTTATTTATGTATCAATTGTTGATGATGCAGGCAATCTGCTACCCGATGCTGAAGCCAAAGCCAAAATTCGCCAAGCCGAAGCCCAAGCTGGCCCACGCGATACGATTATTTCGGTAAAACATAAGGTTTGATATGCAACCAATTGAATTAGAATATAAACTTGATTTTACGGATTATCAGGCAGCCAATTTAGCGATGTTTAAGCACAGCCCACGCTATCAAGAATCGCTGAATTTAAATCGCTATTACGAACTATTACTGTATGTTTTAGGTGTTGGATTAATCGCCTTCTTTATTGCTGCCCTGATTCAAGTTGGGCATTTAATTATTTGGTTAATTGTGCTTGGACTAGTGCTATTAAGTGCTTGGATTGTTTATAACCATCGGGATATGCGTGAATTTACCTTGGATTATTTACAAAGAAATTATCGGCATGAACAAGCGAGTTTTGAATTACCAACAGCCTTTATCGGTGATTCAAGCCATATTGAAGAAACAAATGCTTGTTTCAGTAGCAGCTATAAATGGAATTTTATTCAAACTATTTTGGATGAAGCCGAACATATTCTCTTGGTTAGTCATAATAATCGGGTGGTTGTTATACCCAAGCGAGCATTTAAATCGCCAGCCGATCAGCAGATAGCGTTGCAACAATTTGCCCAATATCATGCTGACGCACAGCTAGCAGAGTGAGTAGATTGTATGGGATTTATTGCACCATTAATGTTTATCGCAGGCGGCACGGTTCTGGCAGGAATTGTGGCCATGTACATCTTGCGCCTCCGCCGCGAGGAACGCACGGTTTCGTCAACCTTTTTATGGAATCAATTGGTTCGCGATGTTGAGGCCAACGCGCCGTGGCAACGCCTCCGCCATAATTGGTTGCTTTGGCTGCAATTGCTCATTGCCTTGCTCTTGGCGTTTGCCCTGGCCCGACCGTTCAGCCCAACCGTTGGGGTTAGTGGGCAAAATCTCATTGTGATTATCGATCGCTCGGCTTCGATGGGCGCTACCGATGTTGATACCAATCGGCTGGCAGCTGCCAAGGCTGAAGCAATTCGCTTGGTTGATCAGTTGCCTGATGGCGCACGCGCTACGATTATGGCGATCGGCGGCGAGCTTGATGTGCCTGCTGCTGCCACCACTGACCGCCGCGAAATTCGCGATGCAATCGAAGGCATAGAATTGCGCTTAGGTGGTGGCTCGGATATGTCGCAAGCCCTGAGTTTGGCTGGGGCATTGGCGGCGCGTGAAGAAGAATCGGAAGTGGCAATTTTGACCGATGGCCAAGTAACCGTGCCAATGAGTGCCACTTTACCCGCCAAAATTCGCTATTTCCCAGTTGGCACGAGCAACAACAATCAGGCGATCGCGGCAATTGCCTTGAACGAACTAGCGCCAGGCACGTTGACCTTCTTTGCCCGCGTTACCAACGAAGGCCAAGAGCGGGTTACGCGGCGTTTGTTGGTAACCCTCGATGGCACCTTGTTCAATGCCTATGATCTCGAAATTTTGCCCGGCCAAGATCAAACCGTCAATATCGATGTGCCAGCAACCGCCACCACGGTTGAGGCGCGGCTTGATGGCAGTGATAGCCTGCCCAGTGACGATGTGGCTTGGGCAATTCGCCCATCAAGCGATGCAATTCCGGTGCGTTTTGTCACGCCAGGTAATCGTTTTCTGGCTACGGCCTTGGGCTTGATGCCACGGGTACAAGTTTCGGCCTATCTGACTGAAACTGCCACCTTTACTGATACGGCCTTGCTGACGGTGCTCGATGCCAGTTTGCCAGAGCCGTTACCCGCTGGCAATTTGCTGTTTATCGCACCCTATCGCTCGACCGAATATTTCTCGGTGACTGGAAGTTTGGATCGACCAGTGCCCCGCCCCGCCCCAACCGATGATCCGTTGTTGCGCAATGTTGAGCTGGGCGAAGTCAATATTTTGAAATCGGCACGGATTGAAAATGCACCTTGGGCACATACGGTGATCGATAGTGCGGCTGGCCCGTTGCTAATTGCAGGCGAAGTTGATGGGCGACGGATTGCGGTGCTCGGCTTCGACACCCATGATTCCGATTTACCATTGAATATTTCATTTCCATTGTTGATTGCCAATTTGGTGGGCTACTTAGCACCTGGGACTGGTGGCGATTCGGCGATTTTGCCGCCTGATCAAGAATTAGCCTTTGCGGTAACCAATGATATTAGCGGCGTGCGCTTAATTCAGCCCAATGGTGAAACCCACGAAGCCACGCCAAGCAATGGCTTGATCAGTTTCGATGGGAGTTTGATGAACCAAGCTGGCATTTACAGCGTCGAATTGCTACGCGATGGCGTGGTCAGTAAAACCCAGCGCTATGTAGTCAATGCATATCGCGAAAGCGAAGCCAAAATTACCCCAGTTCAAGTGCTCGATGTCGCCCAAATTGGCGGCGGTCAAGTTGGCTCAAGCGAAACCACCCAAGCCAAAGCAGGCCGTGAAGAGTGGTGGCGTTGGTTGGCTTTGGCAGCATTAATTTTTGTGTTGATCGAATGGGTCTTTGCCCAACGTAGCGCCTTCACACGGCTCAAACTGTGGTGGAATGCGCGGCGCAGCGCGGCGTAGATAGTTCCCTGATCCTAAAGTTGAGGGAACCCAATCCGATGATTTAGCGTTCATGCTATTCAGTTGAAGTCTAAATCGAAACGAAACCGAAACGTTCAACAGTTCGGCGTTTGCTGGCGCAAGCTGTTCATGGAGAGGTTCCCGATGCCATTGGCATTTGGCCTTGCTAGGGTGAAGTTATGCTATCGTTTGTCCGACCAGAATATCTCTGGTTTTTGCTGGCGTTGCCGCTGGTCTGGCTGTTAGGCTGGCTCAATAACCGTGGTCGCACAGGCCAACGCCGTTGGTGGGCCTTGGGGTTACGCACACTATTGCTGCTGTGTTTGATCGGCAGCCTTGCCGGAACCCAATTACGCCAGCCAGTTCAAAACCTAACCACGGTGTTTTTGCTCGATAGCTCCGACTCAATCGCCCCAGGCCAACGCTCTAGCAACGAGCAATTTATT
The DNA window shown above is from Chloroflexota bacterium and carries:
- a CDS encoding BatA domain-containing protein, with the protein product MGFIAPLMFIAGGTVLAGIVAMYILRLRREERTVSSTFLWNQLVRDVEANAPWQRLRHNWLLWLQLLIALLLAFALARPFSPTVGVSGQNLIVIIDRSASMGATDVDTNRLAAAKAEAIRLVDQLPDGARATIMAIGGELDVPAAATTDRREIRDAIEGIELRLGGGSDMSQALSLAGALAAREEESEVAILTDGQVTVPMSATLPAKIRYFPVGTSNNNQAIAAIALNELAPGTLTFFARVTNEGQERVTRRLLVTLDGTLFNAYDLEILPGQDQTVNIDVPATATTVEARLDGSDSLPSDDVAWAIRPSSDAIPVRFVTPGNRFLATALGLMPRVQVSAYLTETATFTDTALLTVLDASLPEPLPAGNLLFIAPYRSTEYFSVTGSLDRPVPRPAPTDDPLLRNVELGEVNILKSARIENAPWAHTVIDSAAGPLLIAGEVDGRRIAVLGFDTHDSDLPLNISFPLLIANLVGYLAPGTGGDSAILPPDQELAFAVTNDISGVRLIQPNGETHEATPSNGLISFDGSLMNQAGIYSVELLRDGVVSKTQRYVVNAYRESEAKITPVQVLDVAQIGGGQVGSSETTQAKAGREEWWRWLALAALIFVLIEWVFAQRSAFTRLKLWWNARRSAA
- a CDS encoding DUF58 domain-containing protein; this translates as MSEQAALFEPQFLKQLDRLALLTRRNIAGQMQGERRSPRRGSSVEYADFKPYTPGDDFRQIDWNLYARLEKFFLKLFVAEEEITLHLLIDTSASMDWGEPNKLRYAAQAAGALGYIALASLDRAQVTSFGGGNEQRIPAGRGRAGVPPLFNLLNRLKGNGDTSLLQASRRYIQTARVAGPLLLCSDLLTPDWEEALRTLGRRPFEITVLHVLSPDELNPPFEGDLKLLDVEGGESLDVSADLDLLQRYVERLQAWREEVEHFCTTRGINYIFVDTSLPLESLLVSVLRERQIVR
- a CDS encoding YcxB family protein, yielding MQPIELEYKLDFTDYQAANLAMFKHSPRYQESLNLNRYYELLLYVLGVGLIAFFIAALIQVGHLIIWLIVLGLVLLSAWIVYNHRDMREFTLDYLQRNYRHEQASFELPTAFIGDSSHIEETNACFSSSYKWNFIQTILDEAEHILLVSHNNRVVVIPKRAFKSPADQQIALQQFAQYHADAQLAE
- a CDS encoding MoxR family ATPase → MQYTERDAEMFRRTAAAIEAEIGKVIVGQRALIRQTLITLIAGGNALLEGVPGLAKTTLIRTLSEAVDCQFSRIQFTPDLMPADIIGTTIIAEDEQGQKEFRFQRGPIFSNLVLADEINRATPKTQSALLEAMQEHTVSVARTSYKLEEPFFVLATQNPLEMEGTYPLPEAQLDRFFFKINVPFPSPQELVEIAQRTTGTDQAKPQKVINGATLIQLQQMARSVPVATHVLSYAARIISATHPDSPLAPEQVKRYVSYGSSPRGMQALILAGKIAALLDGRTNVAFRDLREMATPTLRHRIILSFEGQAEGVNSESIVNSILESIKEEA
- a CDS encoding DsbA family protein, coding for MTRRIALIILALALASCGSYASDSSRQVSIRPTIVPSTPAPPATQDPLGIASEFIPLAKPAQIPADDQRSMGDPNAPVTIVEYSDFQCPFCQRHHVSVFPELKAKYIDTGMVRYVFRNYIAVESHTSAPAAGVASFCAMDQNKFWEMYDMLFVRASEWGVDPNLAPTVMLKYAEELDLDTAAFAKCQADPEVLAKVNAETAEAVAAQATGTPAFFIGNYIIPGAYPLQGFDAAIALANQNQ
- a CDS encoding ABC transporter ATP-binding protein; the protein is MTALLLEKIVKRFDTTTILRQLNLLVQEGQVYGLLGANGAGKSTLIHLIMGFLYPDSGRIEVFGKTPTAMHGQIGYLPERLRYHTHCSAREYLTYMGNFGGMRGAGLTSRINDLLELVGLTEAADKRMRNYSKGMTQRVGIAQALLSDPQLLLIDEPSSGLDPQGQLEMRDLLLDLRSQGHTILICSHQLDEIEAVCNRVGILVHGAIAAETDLAQLTGTNGVVITLKETPTDALDFALRSIDPSIVRDDRFITVPENSPSLQGRLLQLLLDEGYTVASLQPSLGNLRDLYLHVVSGKEPPAEMQPQAPLAILDSLLAGEEQQ
- the glpB gene encoding glycerol-3-phosphate dehydrogenase subunit GlpB, whose amino-acid sequence is MQADVLVIGAGLAGLWSAIIHAQAGRKVTLLAKGQGTLPWSSGCLDLVPQHPTNSDHPYPMLQAVLEPATQAWLKFTQAQDYRFVANLKQHYWLPTAIGTWRPTNAVPLTMLNAERSIISNYRVLVLGFRELRDFFPPLLAARLQQHGIAARGSYLTMPTSQRSRDFNSVNLARLCEQVSFRQALIKHIDQIRGDAQLLLFPAMLGISHSTSIINELQTALGCLVAEVPTLPTNVAGLRLQRMLLDQFEQLNGRIQLNAEVIRGEFVDQRLVAVYSAAAAREQRHTAGHYILATGGIGGGGLRADYPNGLRETALNLPVQQPTERDQWFAANVHAQHQLFKAGIAVNQHLQPIDAQQQPIAENLQVVGAALAGCDPIRERWVEGLALASASHAFESRGFRG
- a CDS encoding FKBP-type peptidyl-prolyl cis-trans isomerase, with translation MKRILFSMLVAASLIGCGEIARPENPTAVPTSATTGLDISDVSAVIPALPNGLEVKQTASGLRYVDIVVGSGPEVTAGSTAEVFYTGYLKSDGSQFDSNVGGQPYPVENVGAAMVIDGWNEGLVGIKQGGKRRLIIPSALGYGAQGQGTIPANADLVFDVEVMTVR